One stretch of Desulfurobacterium atlanticum DNA includes these proteins:
- a CDS encoding helix-turn-helix domain-containing protein encodes MKTIMGIRLYSIDEVARILGKSVYTIRQYIYTQKLGAVQIGREYWIPEKEILLFLKKNANKRDIQL; translated from the coding sequence ATGAAAACGATAATGGGCATTCGGTTGTATTCAATAGATGAAGTGGCCAGGATTCTTGGAAAGAGTGTTTACACTATAAGACAGTATATATACACCCAGAAACTTGGAGCGGTGCAGATAGGGCGGGAATACTGGATACCTGAAAAAGAGATTTTGTTGTTTTTAAAAAAGAATGCTAATAAAAGAGATATTCAGCTATAA
- a CDS encoding tyrosine-type recombinase/integrase gives MAKGRLRLENIPSWEEVQKLWDFVLDRFTGSGDEARKIKRELLKEGYRPIYTLREVCFFGLLFFTGCRISELLAIRKKDISFVKKTILIRQLKKRKGQELIREVLLPPPVEDYLREYVISEVIGDEFLLFDFSRQRAWQLVKELSIAALNKPLHPHVFRHAFAIQLLKSTSNMEYVRRLLGHKDYDTLKHYLDFTIEDMKEDILKVFEERK, from the coding sequence ATGGCTAAAGGTAGATTAAGGCTTGAAAATATACCATCCTGGGAAGAGGTCCAAAAGTTATGGGATTTTGTCCTGGACAGGTTTACAGGTTCAGGTGATGAGGCCAGGAAGATAAAAAGAGAGCTTTTAAAGGAAGGATACAGACCTATATATACTCTCCGGGAAGTGTGCTTTTTTGGTTTGCTGTTTTTTACCGGTTGTAGAATCTCCGAACTTCTGGCCATACGGAAAAAGGATATTTCTTTTGTTAAGAAAACTATTCTTATAAGACAGCTGAAAAAGAGGAAAGGACAGGAACTTATAAGAGAGGTTTTACTGCCTCCGCCGGTAGAGGATTATTTAAGAGAGTATGTTATAAGTGAGGTTATAGGTGATGAGTTTCTTTTATTTGATTTTTCAAGGCAGAGAGCATGGCAGCTGGTGAAAGAGCTTTCTATTGCAGCTTTAAATAAACCGCTCCATCCCCATGTTTTCCGTCATGCTTTTGCTATTCAGCTTTTAAAGTCAACTTCAAATATGGAGTATGTAAGGCGATTACTGGGACATAAAGATTACGATACCCTGAAACATTATCTTGATTTTACCATTGAGGATATGAAAGAGGATATTCTTAAAGTTTTTGAAGAACGGAAATAA
- a CDS encoding HEPN domain-containing protein: protein MKRFPLQILNLCRTLLKGQGNEGIYRTIISRSYYAALLYSALWIDGNHKKVDWDKKHLHQMVPSLIGQWLPEPWNKKIPSVIHTLRERRENADYQPAFKIKKNYARQAFKEAETIISVLQKL from the coding sequence ATGAAAAGGTTTCCTTTGCAAATTCTCAATCTGTGCAGAACTTTGTTAAAAGGCCAGGGAAATGAAGGAATTTATAGGACAATAATATCTCGTAGTTATTACGCCGCTTTACTATACTCTGCATTATGGATTGATGGAAATCATAAAAAGGTTGATTGGGATAAAAAACATCTTCACCAGATGGTCCCTTCTCTTATAGGTCAATGGTTACCAGAACCATGGAATAAGAAGATTCCAAGTGTTATACATACTTTAAGAGAAAGAAGGGAAAATGCTGACTATCAACCGGCATTTAAAATAAAAAAGAATTATGCCAGGCAGGCTTTTAAGGAAGCTGAAACCATTATTTCCGTTCTTCAAAAACTTTAA
- a CDS encoding transglycosylase SLT domain-containing protein, producing MDKKLLLIIPLLFLLKKPEAKAAPSNGAAASLSPAPLTPANTGKSYLEKLLDGICKMESSCSSRWAYSYHPDGVSYGLYGLTRIAVKDVGMNWEDVKRSTRLQREAARRYLLKMYKIFKNWDLAIQAYHLGPGNVKKGKRAYTYLRKVKSYAGV from the coding sequence ATGGACAAAAAGCTATTATTGATAATTCCGCTTCTTTTCTTGCTCAAGAAACCAGAAGCTAAAGCTGCACCTTCCAACGGTGCAGCTGCTTCCCTATCACCTGCACCATTAACACCGGCAAACACCGGTAAAAGTTATCTTGAAAAACTACTTGATGGTATATGTAAGATGGAAAGCTCCTGCTCCTCACGGTGGGCATACAGCTACCACCCTGACGGTGTATCATACGGTCTTTATGGACTTACCAGAATAGCCGTTAAAGATGTAGGCATGAACTGGGAAGATGTAAAGCGCTCAACCAGATTACAACGGGAAGCTGCCCGTCGCTATTTGCTAAAAATGTATAAAATCTTCAAAAATTGGGATTTGGCAATCCAGGCCTATCATCTTGGACCCGGAAATGTCAAAAAAGGAAAAAGAGCATATACTTATTTAAGAAAGGTTAAATCTTATGCTGGAGTTTAA
- a CDS encoding M15 family metallopeptidase, which translates to MSLVSKQWQFIKDLKKLIDYIEKSGYIVTGGELWRHPYMQEYYLKTGRSKTMHSQHLKRLAIDLNFFRPARHGESASVFIEGKPFVLTWNISDIEQFGRFWESLSPDNRWGGNFNSFKDVPHFEKK; encoded by the coding sequence ATGAGCCTGGTATCAAAGCAATGGCAGTTTATAAAAGACCTTAAAAAACTTATTGATTACATAGAAAAGAGCGGCTACATAGTTACCGGTGGAGAACTCTGGCGCCACCCATACATGCAGGAATATTATCTTAAAACAGGCCGCAGCAAAACAATGCACAGTCAGCACCTTAAAAGACTTGCCATAGACCTTAACTTTTTCCGTCCTGCAAGGCACGGAGAAAGCGCAAGCGTATTTATAGAAGGAAAGCCTTTTGTTCTTACCTGGAACATTTCAGATATAGAGCAATTCGGCCGTTTCTGGGAATCCCTATCACCAGATAACCGCTGGGGTGGAAACTTTAACTCTTTTAAGGATGTTCCCCACTTTGAAAAAAAATAA
- a CDS encoding transglutaminase-like domain-containing protein gives MDRATLESLGVSPQKIAPDTYKITLRDVNQTIKIIEEFIREYSLHPQIRQLVASILKPCKSKDYTCYVRRIVEYIKQHVKYVNDPPKTEILQSPIRTLQYKIGDCDDHTILTGTLLRAAGFKIRITLGAPLGRFNHVYLHVYIPGHGWTTVDTTNANPLMKKPYKEREMVEIGNEPLEELGFSFKKLRRLVRRTGRILSPAAHIARKMIPHRHKRKLTGRQLARIACKGMKCFPPGSKLIHKKEGHFYKTYVRLPNGKMQLLYQKSIAPKPKPKPHPQKKRVHRKPHPRPKPLCVCITKQGVKVI, from the coding sequence TTGGACAGAGCCACCCTTGAGAGTCTTGGCGTATCCCCCCAGAAAATAGCCCCTGACACCTATAAAATAACCCTCCGGGATGTAAACCAGACAATAAAAATAATAGAAGAATTTATAAGAGAATACTCCCTGCACCCTCAAATCCGTCAGCTGGTGGCCTCCATCTTAAAACCCTGCAAGTCAAAAGATTACACCTGCTATGTTCGCAGGATAGTTGAATACATAAAGCAGCATGTTAAATATGTAAACGACCCGCCAAAAACAGAAATTCTCCAATCTCCAATAAGAACTCTTCAATACAAAATCGGCGATTGTGATGACCATACAATCCTTACCGGTACGCTTTTACGTGCTGCCGGTTTCAAAATACGGATTACCCTCGGAGCTCCCCTCGGCCGTTTTAATCATGTTTACCTTCATGTTTACATCCCCGGCCACGGATGGACAACAGTTGACACCACAAACGCAAACCCCTTGATGAAAAAACCTTATAAGGAGCGGGAAATGGTAGAAATAGGAAATGAACCCCTTGAAGAACTCGGTTTCTCATTCAAAAAATTAAGACGTCTTGTAAGAAGGACAGGCCGGATATTATCACCGGCTGCCCATATAGCCAGGAAAATGATTCCTCACAGGCACAAACGCAAGCTAACCGGCAGACAGCTTGCACGGATAGCATGCAAAGGAATGAAATGCTTTCCCCCGGGAAGTAAGCTAATTCACAAAAAAGAAGGACACTTTTATAAAACCTACGTCAGACTTCCCAACGGAAAAATGCAACTTCTCTATCAAAAAAGCATAGCTCCAAAGCCAAAACCAAAGCCGCACCCACAAAAAAAAAGAGTTCACAGAAAGCCACATCCACGTCCCAAACCTCTCTGCGTGTGCATAACCAAGCAGGGCGTGAAAGTAATTTAA
- a CDS encoding IS110 family transposase → MKVIGVDVAKDFIVAFDGKTFFIYPENKNPRRRIPKRAAVKRVKEISDIAGKDDVVILEQTGTYGIRFAKLFEKAGAKVFIADGKALARFRIGKSTIKNDYVDAQAIREIYFTARRKNVHPFHSQRFQLRTMVRHYIRLNKELTRAVNRFKQQIIHLFPNDNYHNLSRYKLFKNLDEIKNKLKQHPESLVIVALSEIANIKHLTEAVEMTKKEIESVVLNHPDYEILKTFNLGIMQMAALIAYYWDVNLFRSKDSFIGYCLMGVKHEQSGDSVLTNRTDKSRAEIKGIFYMQFQVAHKEISPLKPLTIYMKLKESQYKRRFIKYLDRLLEWIYYGLKYRMTFPEVIDYVIKEKTQQLMKLEEKIKSSEAKEDTFYYKQLLERYRNTSDWLLVCQDISTLLKNRQRAAGVECQDYYKEQILKGESHEMGEKRPTETNINQNAGTWNLYSTGNGRELSQGLYGSFTGRSPFKGEPNINRLWYMGTQTERTKK, encoded by the coding sequence ATGAAAGTTATCGGTGTGGATGTGGCAAAAGATTTCATAGTTGCTTTTGATGGAAAAACCTTCTTTATCTATCCGGAAAACAAAAATCCCAGACGAAGAATACCGAAAAGAGCGGCTGTTAAAAGAGTAAAAGAGATTTCAGATATAGCCGGAAAAGATGATGTTGTAATTCTTGAGCAAACAGGGACTTACGGAATCAGATTTGCCAAACTGTTTGAGAAAGCGGGGGCCAAAGTTTTTATAGCCGATGGAAAGGCTTTAGCCCGTTTTAGAATCGGCAAATCAACCATTAAAAATGATTATGTTGACGCTCAAGCTATAAGGGAAATATACTTTACAGCTCGCCGCAAAAACGTTCATCCTTTCCACTCTCAACGTTTTCAGCTCCGAACAATGGTAAGACACTATATAAGACTAAACAAAGAATTAACAAGAGCGGTTAACAGATTTAAACAGCAAATCATTCACCTTTTCCCGAATGACAATTATCATAACTTGAGCAGATACAAGCTATTTAAGAATCTTGATGAAATAAAAAATAAGTTAAAACAACATCCTGAATCATTGGTAATCGTGGCTCTTTCAGAGATAGCCAACATCAAACATCTAACTGAAGCCGTTGAAATGACAAAAAAGGAAATTGAAAGCGTTGTTTTAAATCATCCGGACTATGAAATACTCAAAACTTTTAACCTCGGTATAATGCAAATGGCTGCATTGATTGCTTATTACTGGGATGTAAACCTTTTCCGCTCAAAAGATTCTTTTATAGGCTATTGCTTGATGGGCGTTAAGCATGAACAGTCCGGGGACAGCGTTTTAACAAATAGAACAGATAAAAGCAGGGCGGAAATAAAGGGAATCTTCTATATGCAGTTTCAGGTTGCCCATAAGGAAATATCACCTTTAAAACCTCTAACCATATATATGAAACTGAAAGAATCACAGTATAAAAGAAGATTCATTAAATATCTTGATAGGCTTCTTGAATGGATTTACTACGGACTTAAATACAGAATGACTTTTCCGGAAGTAATTGACTACGTTATAAAAGAAAAAACACAACAATTAATGAAACTTGAAGAAAAGATAAAAAGCAGCGAAGCCAAAGAAGACACTTTTTATTATAAGCAGTTGCTGGAAAGATACAGAAATACCAGCGACTGGCTCCTTGTGTGTCAGGATATTTCCACCCTTTTGAAAAACCGCCAGAGAGCGGCCGGGGTGGAGTGCCAGGATTATTACAAGGAACAAATCCTAAAAGGAGAAAGCCATGAAATGGGGGAAAAGAGACCTACCGAAACTAATATCAACCAAAATGCAGGAACTTGGAATCTTTATAGCACCGGAAACGGTAGAGAACTTTCTCAAGGCCTATATGGAAGTTTTACGGGAAGAAGTCCTTTTAAAGGGGAACCAAATATCAACCGGTTATGGTATATGGGAACGCAGACAGAGAGGACAAAAAAGTAA
- the rpiB gene encoding ribose 5-phosphate isomerase B, translating to MKIALASDHGGYRLKETIKKFLEEENIEYIDFGTNSEESVDYPDFALKAAESIVKEETDRGIFICGTGIGISIAANKVPGIRAALCYNIFAAEMSRRHNNANVLALGGRVIGDELAKAIVKKWLETPFDGGRHERRINKISEIERKFAK from the coding sequence ATGAAAATAGCCCTTGCAAGCGACCATGGTGGATACAGGCTTAAGGAAACTATAAAAAAATTTCTTGAAGAGGAAAACATAGAGTATATAGACTTCGGCACCAATTCTGAAGAATCGGTAGATTATCCAGACTTCGCTTTAAAAGCAGCAGAAAGTATCGTAAAAGAAGAAACCGATAGAGGAATTTTTATCTGTGGCACCGGGATAGGTATATCCATAGCCGCAAACAAAGTTCCCGGCATAAGAGCAGCGCTCTGCTACAATATCTTCGCTGCTGAAATGTCAAGAAGGCACAACAATGCAAATGTTCTCGCCCTTGGAGGAAGGGTTATAGGAGATGAACTTGCAAAAGCAATAGTTAAAAAGTGGCTTGAAACTCCTTTTGACGGTGGAAGACACGAGCGAAGAATAAACAAAATTTCCGAAATTGAAAGAAAGTTTGCAAAATAA
- the glyA gene encoding serine hydroxymethyltransferase codes for MRGKIREFDPEVFEALKCEFKRQNEHLELIASENFTSEAVMEAQGSVLTNKYAEGLPGKRYYGGCECVDIVENLAIERCKKLFGAEHVNVQPHSGSQANQAVYLAMLKPGDTILSMNLSHGGHLSHGSPVNMTGKYYKVVQYGVRKDTETIDFDQVAELAREHKPKLIICGASAYPRIIDFDKFREIADEVGAYLMADVAHIAGLIVTGLHPSPIEACHFVTTTTHKTLRGPRGGVTMCKAEFAKEIDKAVFPGLQGGPLMHVIAAKAVAFKEAMTPEFKEYQQQVVVNAKAMAEELQKEGFRIVSGGTDNHLLLVDLTNKGITGKEAEAALGKANITVNKNTIPFDTRSPFVTSGIRIGTPAVTTRGIKEQDARRIAQLIATVLKNINDDSVIEKVKAEVVEMCGKHPLYPEMASLYQ; via the coding sequence ATGAGAGGAAAGATAAGAGAGTTTGACCCGGAAGTTTTTGAAGCTCTGAAATGCGAATTTAAACGTCAGAATGAACATCTTGAACTAATCGCATCAGAAAATTTCACAAGTGAAGCTGTAATGGAAGCACAGGGATCTGTATTAACAAACAAATATGCTGAGGGGCTTCCAGGAAAAAGATACTACGGCGGCTGTGAATGTGTAGATATTGTTGAAAACCTTGCGATAGAAAGATGTAAAAAGCTTTTCGGTGCAGAACATGTAAACGTTCAACCTCACTCAGGTTCTCAGGCAAATCAAGCAGTTTACCTTGCCATGTTAAAGCCAGGTGACACAATTCTTTCAATGAATCTATCTCACGGTGGCCATCTTTCCCACGGTTCACCTGTAAATATGACTGGAAAATACTACAAGGTTGTTCAGTATGGTGTTAGAAAAGACACAGAAACCATAGATTTTGACCAGGTTGCAGAGCTTGCAAGGGAACACAAACCAAAACTTATAATATGTGGGGCTTCTGCATATCCAAGAATTATAGACTTTGATAAATTCAGGGAAATAGCTGATGAAGTTGGTGCTTACCTGATGGCTGACGTTGCACATATAGCAGGCCTTATCGTAACAGGACTTCATCCATCACCTATAGAAGCCTGCCACTTTGTTACAACCACAACTCATAAAACGCTCAGAGGTCCCCGTGGTGGCGTAACAATGTGTAAAGCAGAATTTGCGAAAGAGATAGACAAAGCTGTCTTCCCAGGACTTCAGGGCGGTCCATTAATGCATGTAATCGCTGCAAAAGCTGTGGCATTTAAAGAAGCAATGACTCCTGAATTTAAAGAATATCAGCAGCAGGTTGTAGTAAACGCAAAAGCTATGGCAGAAGAATTGCAAAAAGAAGGCTTCAGAATAGTTTCAGGTGGAACAGACAATCACCTTCTGCTTGTTGACCTTACAAACAAAGGTATTACAGGTAAAGAAGCTGAAGCAGCACTTGGAAAAGCAAACATTACAGTTAATAAAAACACAATTCCTTTTGATACAAGAAGTCCCTTTGTTACAAGTGGTATAAGAATAGGAACACCAGCAGTTACAACAAGAGGAATAAAAGAACAGGATGCAAGAAGAATAGCTCAACTTATAGCCACAGTTCTTAAAAACATAAACGATGATTCAGTTATTGAAAAGGTTAAAGCTGAAGTTGTTGAAATGTGCGGGAAACACCCACTTTATCCGGAAATGGCATCCCTTTATCAATAA
- a CDS encoding ribose-phosphate diphosphokinase: protein MNQVKLITGNANPELAKAVAAHLGIPLSNVTVGRFSDGEIQVVINESVRDDDVFIIQPLCSPANDYIMELLLLADALKRASAGRITAVIPYFAYGRQDRKVNPRDPISARLLADIITVSGVNHIVVVDLHAKQVEGFFDLPVDHLQARPVLSEYFLRQGFGEEDTVIVSPDIGGVARARNFAKVFNAPIAIIDKRRPRPNVAEVMNIIGEVEGKKAIIIDDIIDTAGTIVNAAKAIKERGAIEVYATCTHPVFSGPAIERLSNAVKEGVLREVVVTDTIPLKEQFEGVRVLSISGMLAEAIRRIHFGESVSKMFNF from the coding sequence ATGAATCAAGTAAAGCTAATTACCGGAAATGCTAATCCAGAACTTGCAAAGGCAGTCGCGGCTCATCTTGGTATTCCCCTTTCAAACGTTACAGTTGGAAGATTTAGTGACGGTGAGATTCAGGTTGTTATTAATGAAAGTGTAAGAGATGATGACGTTTTTATTATTCAGCCTTTATGTAGTCCTGCCAACGATTACATAATGGAACTTCTTTTACTTGCTGATGCGCTTAAGAGAGCTTCTGCCGGTAGAATTACTGCTGTAATTCCCTATTTTGCATACGGCAGACAGGATAGAAAAGTAAATCCAAGAGATCCTATATCAGCAAGATTACTGGCTGATATTATTACTGTTTCTGGGGTTAACCATATAGTTGTTGTTGACCTTCATGCAAAGCAGGTTGAAGGATTTTTTGACCTACCTGTGGATCATCTTCAGGCAAGGCCCGTTCTTTCAGAATACTTTTTAAGACAGGGTTTTGGAGAGGAAGATACGGTTATAGTTTCTCCCGATATAGGTGGTGTTGCAAGGGCAAGGAATTTCGCAAAAGTTTTTAATGCACCGATAGCTATTATTGACAAAAGAAGGCCGAGACCAAATGTTGCTGAAGTTATGAATATAATTGGTGAAGTGGAAGGAAAAAAAGCAATAATCATTGATGATATTATTGATACTGCAGGAACTATAGTAAATGCTGCAAAAGCCATAAAGGAGAGAGGGGCTATTGAAGTTTATGCTACATGTACTCATCCTGTTTTTTCTGGTCCTGCAATAGAGAGACTTTCAAATGCTGTGAAGGAAGGTGTTCTTAGAGAAGTAGTGGTAACTGATACTATTCCATTAAAAGAACAGTTTGAAGGAGTAAGAGTTCTTTCAATATCTGGAATGCTTGCAGAAGCTATAAGAAGAATTCACTTTGGAGAGTCTGTGAGTAAGATGTTTAACTTTTAG
- the rpe gene encoding ribulose-phosphate 3-epimerase — protein sequence MALLAPSILSADFANLQRDIKEAVSAGADIIHIDVMDGRFVPNLTIGPCVVESIRKVTDVPFDVHLMIVEPDRYIKDFVSAGADWISVHVEAAVHLHRTVSMIKEFDKKAGVVLNPATPVFFIEDILPFVDFVLIMSVNPGFGGQKFIPQTISKVKKLNAIREKMKLDFLIEIDGGIKIENVKQVIDAGVDVVVAGSAVFKGDIKENVENFKGLIGG from the coding sequence ATGGCTTTACTTGCTCCGTCAATTCTTTCTGCAGATTTTGCAAATTTACAAAGGGATATAAAAGAGGCTGTTTCAGCCGGTGCAGATATTATTCACATTGATGTTATGGACGGAAGATTTGTTCCTAATCTTACAATTGGACCATGTGTTGTTGAAAGTATAAGGAAAGTTACAGATGTTCCTTTTGATGTTCATCTTATGATTGTTGAACCGGATAGATATATAAAAGATTTTGTAAGTGCAGGGGCAGATTGGATTTCTGTTCATGTTGAGGCTGCTGTTCATCTTCACAGGACTGTATCTATGATTAAAGAATTTGATAAAAAAGCTGGGGTGGTTTTAAATCCGGCTACCCCTGTGTTTTTTATAGAGGATATTCTTCCTTTTGTTGATTTTGTGCTTATAATGTCTGTTAATCCTGGTTTTGGTGGTCAGAAGTTTATTCCTCAGACTATTTCAAAAGTTAAAAAACTTAATGCTATTCGTGAGAAGATGAAATTGGATTTTCTTATAGAGATAGACGGTGGTATAAAGATTGAAAATGTTAAGCAGGTAATTGATGCAGGAGTTGATGTTGTTGTTGCAGGATCTGCTGTTTTTAAGGGTGATATAAAAGAAAATGTTGAAAATTTTAAAGGATTAATAGGAGGTTAA
- the xerA gene encoding site-specific tyrosine recombinase/integron integrase, with translation MDIFYKINKRSNKTPSVKIEPGGDKRVVIKVPYDKELIDKVKTISGRKWILEKKHWEIPYEENLISKLQTLFGENLIIDPYFYLLPLEKELLIRKYSRKTVKSYLRYNRELLIFSGKKPEEIDNKDIKKYLYYMVARKKVSTSTLNVIINALKSYYGEILKKKFIYNVKRPKKDKKLPVVLSRGEIRSILQAPTNIKHKAILVLAYSSGLRVGEVVRLKPEDIDVNRGLIHIKGSKGRKDRYTLLSRTALKFLREYMKSYHPKKWLFEGVKEGKHITTRTAEKIFKNACKKAGINKKVTFHSLRHSFATHLLESGTDLRYIQELLGHVHSKTTEIYTHVSTKNLGKIISPIDTLNFDGENENDGIS, from the coding sequence ATGGATATTTTTTACAAAATCAATAAAAGAAGCAATAAAACACCCTCCGTTAAAATTGAGCCGGGAGGAGATAAGAGGGTTGTTATTAAAGTTCCATATGATAAGGAGTTGATAGATAAAGTTAAAACAATTTCAGGAAGAAAATGGATTTTGGAGAAAAAACACTGGGAAATTCCTTATGAGGAAAATTTAATATCAAAGCTTCAAACACTTTTTGGTGAAAATCTCATAATTGACCCATATTTTTATCTTTTGCCTTTAGAAAAGGAACTTTTAATAAGGAAGTATTCAAGGAAAACCGTAAAGTCTTATCTGAGGTACAACCGGGAACTTCTTATTTTCTCTGGTAAAAAACCTGAAGAGATAGATAATAAAGATATTAAAAAATATCTCTATTACATGGTTGCGAGGAAGAAGGTTTCCACCTCCACACTCAATGTAATTATCAATGCCCTGAAATCCTACTATGGGGAGATTTTAAAGAAAAAATTCATTTATAACGTTAAGAGACCAAAAAAGGACAAAAAACTACCTGTTGTTTTGAGCAGAGGTGAAATTAGAAGTATTTTACAGGCTCCAACCAACATAAAGCACAAAGCGATTCTGGTTCTTGCATATTCTTCCGGATTGCGAGTAGGTGAAGTGGTGAGATTGAAACCTGAGGATATTGATGTGAATCGAGGCTTAATCCACATTAAAGGAAGCAAAGGAAGAAAAGATAGATACACTTTGTTATCCAGAACAGCTTTAAAGTTTTTGAGAGAGTACATGAAAAGTTACCACCCGAAAAAGTGGCTATTTGAAGGGGTAAAAGAAGGAAAACACATTACGACAAGGACCGCAGAAAAAATTTTCAAGAACGCCTGTAAGAAAGCAGGAATTAACAAAAAAGTCACATTTCACAGTCTTAGGCATAGTTTTGCGACACATTTATTAGAGAGTGGAACCGATTTAAGGTATATTCAGGAACTTTTAGGTCATGTTCATAGCAAGACTACTGAAATTTATACCCATGTGAGCACAAAAAATCTTGGAAAAATAATAAGCCCTATAGATACATTAAACTTTGATGGAGAGAATGAAAATGATGGTATTAGCTGA
- a CDS encoding Eco57I restriction-modification methylase domain-containing protein, whose protein sequence is MREIDIENHAVIVNHKIKHIKKDWGIFFTPQWVVDFMVDLIDEERLNINNLKILEPACGICQFLIGIKKNKNHIFEHAIAKIGVEINKEVIKYAEQHIFTGDEDINIIHNDYLLWNSKDHFDVIIGNPPYGIPSLSEHYTIRVDNEIKNQYKKMYETWYGKYNVYGAFIEKSIKLLKDNGQLIFIVPATFMILDEFKKLRSFLATQGKAEIIYMGNEVFKPEADVTTVILKFVKTKSEKGKIILYDYNSANLRLITENDDWKGEVVLFSTVFSRKVDKICSYRVGDIYTIRISPRTPEIKHNPEIIKAKDIPDKENLLPILNGRNLKIGRVDYKPITGYWIDKNKKTKLRKFFDKPHIVVGLGFRGDGQVGAAYDYKAYPWMGDVYHLLRKHTLINMQFDLTDEEVVGFLNSEIIKKYVKDVFRDITYHFNITQLKMLPLPTKEELIKLKEVLS, encoded by the coding sequence ATGCGAGAGATTGATATTGAAAATCACGCTGTTATTGTAAATCACAAAATAAAACATATTAAAAAAGATTGGGGTATATTTTTCACACCACAATGGGTTGTTGATTTTATGGTTGATTTGATAGATGAGGAAAGATTAAACATAAACAACCTAAAAATTCTTGAACCAGCATGTGGGATCTGTCAATTTTTGATTGGAATTAAAAAGAATAAAAACCACATTTTTGAACATGCAATTGCTAAAATAGGTGTGGAAATTAACAAAGAGGTTATCAAATACGCTGAACAACATATTTTTACAGGGGACGAGGATATAAACATAATTCATAACGACTATTTACTTTGGAATTCCAAAGATCATTTTGATGTAATTATAGGAAATCCACCTTATGGAATACCGAGTCTATCAGAACACTACACAATACGGGTGGATAATGAGATTAAAAATCAATACAAAAAAATGTATGAAACTTGGTATGGAAAATATAATGTTTATGGTGCTTTTATAGAAAAATCAATTAAATTATTGAAAGACAATGGACAACTTATTTTCATTGTTCCAGCCACTTTTATGATTTTAGACGAGTTTAAAAAACTTCGTAGTTTTCTTGCAACACAAGGGAAAGCAGAGATTATTTATATGGGTAATGAAGTCTTTAAGCCAGAAGCAGACGTAACTACTGTTATTCTGAAATTTGTAAAAACAAAATCAGAAAAGGGTAAGATAATTTTGTATGATTATAATAGTGCAAACCTAAGGTTAATCACAGAAAATGACGACTGGAAAGGAGAAGTTGTTTTATTCTCTACAGTATTTAGCAGGAAGGTTGACAAAATTTGCAGCTACAGAGTTGGCGATATATACACAATAAGAATATCGCCAAGAACACCAGAGATAAAACATAATCCAGAGATCATCAAAGCAAAAGATATACCAGACAAAGAAAACTTACTTCCAATCCTCAATGGGAGAAACTTAAAAATAGGCAGGGTGGACTATAAACCTATAACGGGGTATTGGATAGACAAAAATAAAAAAACAAAGTTAAGAAAGTTTTTCGATAAACCGCACATAGTCGTTGGATTAGGTTTTAGAGGGGATGGCCAAGTAGGTGCTGCATACGATTATAAAGCATATCCTTGGATGGGTGATGTTTATCATTTATTGAGAAAACACACTTTGATAAATATGCAATTTGATCTTACAGACGAAGAAGTTGTTGGATTTTTGAACTCAGAAATAATAAAAAAGTATGTAAAGGATGTTTTTAGAGACATTACATATCATTTCAATATAACACAACTTAAAATGCTTCCATTACCTACAAAAGAGGAATTAATAAAATTGAAAGAGGTGTTATCATGA